Proteins from one Streptomyces sp. NBC_00390 genomic window:
- a CDS encoding response regulator — protein MTRVLVVEDDSQLVRALTINLKARRYEVDAATDGTTALQLAAAGPPDAVLLDLGLPDMDGLDVIRDLRRWSRVPIVVVSARRTSDEKIEALDAGADDYVTKPFSMDELLARLRAAVRRTETKVPAADETRTVTTEEFTVDLVAKRVRRRGGDVRLTPTEWHLLELLIRNPGRLISQRQLLEEVWGHSVGNRTNYLRVYMAQLRRKLEADPSRPRYLITEPGMGYRFES, from the coding sequence ATGACCCGGGTGCTCGTGGTGGAGGACGACTCCCAGCTCGTCCGGGCCCTCACGATCAATCTGAAGGCCCGCAGGTATGAGGTGGACGCCGCGACCGACGGCACCACCGCGCTTCAGCTCGCCGCCGCAGGGCCGCCCGACGCGGTACTGCTGGATCTCGGTCTGCCGGACATGGACGGCCTCGATGTGATCCGGGATCTGCGGCGCTGGAGCAGAGTGCCGATCGTGGTGGTCTCCGCCCGCCGTACCTCCGACGAGAAGATCGAGGCGCTCGACGCCGGCGCCGACGACTACGTCACCAAACCGTTCAGCATGGACGAGTTGCTGGCCCGGCTGCGGGCAGCCGTCCGCCGCACGGAGACCAAGGTCCCCGCCGCGGACGAGACGCGGACCGTCACCACCGAGGAGTTCACCGTCGACCTCGTGGCGAAGCGGGTCAGGCGACGCGGCGGCGACGTCCGGCTGACCCCGACCGAGTGGCACCTGCTGGAACTGCTGATCCGCAACCCCGGGCGGCTCATCAGCCAGCGGCAGCTGCTCGAGGAGGTGTGGGGGCACTCCGTCGGCAACAGGACCAACTATCTGCGCGTCTACATGGCCCAGCTTCGGCGCAAACTCGAAGCGGATCCCTCGCGGCCCCGGTATCTGATCACCGAACCCGGCATGGGCTACCGATTCGAGTCCTGA
- a CDS encoding helix-turn-helix domain-containing protein: MSSLQENVRNHRRRTGMSQEQLAEAAGLSVGVVRKVEQGGNVQVETLHMLARALGTTTSSLFATEAPEPLHADVGDGPKLSELRRALMPPVGLREVLVEAEQAPTPAAIQRDIEPGGAVLVQVQPRFPDVSLTCGAVSRVREPSRPRRRSA; encoded by the coding sequence ATGTCGTCGCTGCAGGAGAACGTCCGGAATCATCGTCGCCGGACTGGGATGAGCCAGGAGCAACTCGCCGAAGCAGCCGGTCTGTCCGTGGGCGTCGTGCGCAAGGTCGAGCAGGGCGGGAACGTTCAGGTCGAGACCTTGCACATGCTCGCGCGAGCTTTAGGCACCACGACGTCCAGTCTCTTCGCCACGGAGGCGCCCGAACCCCTCCACGCCGACGTAGGCGACGGTCCGAAGCTGTCCGAACTGCGCCGGGCACTCATGCCGCCGGTCGGACTGCGCGAAGTGCTCGTCGAGGCCGAACAGGCGCCCACTCCGGCTGCCATCCAGCGCGACATCGAACCCGGGGGAGCCGTGCTGGTTCAAGTCCAACCGCGGTTCCCTGACGTCTCTCTGACGTGCGGTGCGGTCAGCCGAGTCCGGGAACCGTCGAGACCACGACGTCGATCAGCTTGA
- a CDS encoding potassium-transporting ATPase subunit C — protein sequence MNNSFGNAARLIGAGLRALLVLTLVTGVLYPLLVTGVAQGLFNDKANGSEIKSDGKVVGSELIGQTYYLPLKAASDSTTGDDAEEAPRPDLKWFQPRPSNGLGSNSVNTQYSLILSGATNRSGDNGVGEDGKCPTDPTKAEEGSLCQQVVAAKDAVIADNETPTYKVRPSDVPADAVTSSGSGLDPDISPEYAKLQVHRVAEKNNLTVAQVDKLVDDHTDGRILGFMGEPTVNVLKLNIALKELAKG from the coding sequence ATGAACAACTCCTTCGGAAACGCGGCACGGCTGATCGGGGCCGGGCTCCGAGCCCTGCTCGTCCTCACCCTGGTGACGGGCGTCCTGTACCCGCTGCTGGTCACGGGCGTCGCCCAGGGCCTGTTCAACGACAAGGCGAACGGCTCGGAGATCAAGAGCGACGGCAAGGTGGTCGGCTCCGAACTCATCGGACAGACCTACTACCTGCCGCTGAAGGCTGCGTCCGACTCAACTACGGGCGACGACGCGGAGGAGGCGCCGAGGCCGGACCTCAAGTGGTTCCAGCCCCGTCCCTCCAACGGTCTGGGCAGCAACAGCGTGAACACCCAGTACTCGCTGATCCTGTCCGGCGCGACGAACCGGTCGGGCGACAACGGCGTCGGGGAGGACGGCAAGTGCCCGACTGACCCCACGAAGGCCGAAGAGGGCAGTCTCTGCCAGCAGGTCGTGGCCGCCAAGGACGCGGTGATCGCGGACAATGAGACCCCCACCTACAAGGTCAGGCCCTCGGATGTGCCGGCCGACGCCGTCACCTCCTCCGGCTCGGGTCTGGACCCGGACATCTCCCCGGAGTACGCCAAGCTCCAGGTCCACCGGGTCGCGGAGAAGAACAACCTCACCGTCGCCCAGGTCGACAAGCTCGTCGACGACCACACCGACGGCCGGATCCTCGGCTTCATGGGTGAGCCGACGGTGAACGTCCTGAAGCTCAACATCGCGCTCAAGGAACTGGCCAAGGGCTGA
- a CDS encoding lamin tail domain-containing protein, giving the protein MSASRTVRGIAAAALASGAVVASMATPASADDGHDRGRNWDTRSVVLGHIQYDSPGRDDYSNRSLNAEWVDVTNIGRRSVDLDGWTLTNRDGKRYTFDDVRISGRSTIRVHTGYGRDRDGHVYQDRSTYVWGNWSDKATLRDDDGRTVDTARYGRHNDDDRRRDGRRHDDRRYDDRRDHDRRHDGRRHGDRRHDDRRYDDRRDHDRRHDGRRS; this is encoded by the coding sequence ATGTCTGCTTCTCGGACTGTCCGCGGTATCGCGGCAGCCGCTCTGGCGTCGGGCGCCGTCGTCGCTTCCATGGCGACGCCGGCATCGGCCGACGACGGCCATGACCGCGGCCGCAACTGGGACACCCGTTCCGTCGTCCTCGGGCACATCCAGTACGACAGCCCCGGCCGCGACGACTACTCCAACCGCAGCCTGAACGCGGAATGGGTGGACGTCACCAACATCGGCCGCCGCTCGGTCGATCTCGACGGCTGGACCCTCACCAACCGCGACGGCAAGCGCTACACCTTCGACGACGTACGCATCTCCGGCCGCTCCACGATCCGTGTCCACACCGGCTACGGCCGTGACAGGGACGGTCATGTGTACCAGGACCGCAGCACCTACGTATGGGGCAACTGGTCGGACAAGGCCACGCTGCGTGACGACGACGGTCGCACGGTCGACACCGCGAGGTACGGCCGCCACAACGACGACGACCGCCGTCGCGACGGCCGGCGCCATGACGACCGGCGCTATGACGACCGGCGTGACCACGACCGGCGTCACGACGGCCGCCGCCACGGCGACCGGCGTCACGACGACCGGCGCTATGACGACCGGCGTGACCACGACCGCCGTCACGACGGCCGTCGGTCCTGA
- a CDS encoding DUF6381 family protein, giving the protein MSVSGESGGRARQMRQKAEELKQAAERATDPEERKRLQDKARRLKEQSEQESAMRAGDIYPQE; this is encoded by the coding sequence TTTCAGGCGAGTCCGGCGGCCGCGCCCGGCAGATGCGTCAAAAGGCCGAGGAACTGAAGCAGGCTGCGGAACGTGCGACCGATCCGGAGGAGCGTAAGCGCCTCCAGGACAAGGCCCGCAGGCTCAAGGAGCAGAGCGAGCAGGAGAGCGCCATGAGGGCGGGGGACATCTACCCCCAGGAGTAG
- the kdpA gene encoding potassium-transporting ATPase subunit KdpA, translating to MSPFLAAVLQLLALIAALALAYRPLGDHMARVYSSDKHLRVEKWIYKAIGANPNAEMRWPAYLRGVLAFSAVSVLFLYLLQRVQGSLPGSLGFSSIDPDQAFNTAASFVSNTNWQSYYGEQAMGHVVQTGGLAVQNFVSSAVGIAVAVALVRGFARSRTGELGNFWADLVRGTVRILLPISVIAAIVLVAAGAIQNFSGIHEVGQFMGGAQEWNGGAVASQEAIKELGTNGGGYFNANSAHPFENPNAFTNLFEIFLILLIPFSLTRTFGRMVGSVKQGYAILATMATIWVGFVLLMWATEFAGNGPAFEAAGGAMEGKETRFGIGASSIFAVSTTLTSTGAVDSFHSSFTGLGGGITMLGMMLGEIAPGGVGSGLYGMLIMAIIAVFIAGLMVGRTPEYLGKKIGTREIKLAACYILVTPALVLCFTAAAMALDTPANSMTNSGAHGFSEILYAYTSGANNNGSAFAGLNADTQWFNTTIGLAMLLGRFVPMVFVLALAGSLAEQKPVPETAGTLRTDKPLYAGLLVGTIMIITGLTYFPALALGPLAEGLAS from the coding sequence ATGAGCCCCTTCCTCGCTGCTGTGCTCCAGCTGCTCGCGCTGATCGCCGCGCTCGCCCTGGCGTACCGTCCGCTCGGCGACCACATGGCCCGGGTCTACTCCTCCGACAAGCACCTGCGTGTGGAGAAGTGGATCTACAAGGCCATCGGCGCCAATCCGAACGCCGAGATGCGCTGGCCCGCCTATCTGCGCGGTGTCCTCGCCTTCTCCGCGGTGAGCGTTCTCTTCCTCTACCTGCTGCAGAGGGTCCAGGGCAGCCTGCCCGGCTCGCTCGGCTTCTCCTCCATCGACCCGGACCAGGCGTTCAACACCGCCGCGTCGTTCGTGTCGAACACGAACTGGCAGTCGTACTACGGCGAGCAGGCCATGGGCCACGTCGTACAGACCGGCGGCCTGGCCGTGCAGAATTTCGTCTCGTCGGCCGTGGGCATCGCGGTCGCCGTGGCCCTGGTCCGCGGATTCGCCCGCTCCCGCACCGGTGAGCTGGGCAACTTCTGGGCCGACCTGGTCCGCGGCACCGTCCGCATCCTGCTGCCGATCTCGGTGATCGCCGCGATCGTGCTGGTCGCGGCCGGCGCCATCCAGAACTTCTCCGGCATCCACGAGGTCGGCCAGTTCATGGGGGGCGCCCAGGAGTGGAACGGCGGCGCGGTCGCCTCCCAGGAGGCCATCAAGGAGCTGGGCACCAACGGCGGCGGCTACTTCAACGCCAACTCGGCCCACCCCTTCGAGAACCCGAACGCCTTCACCAACCTCTTCGAGATCTTCCTGATCCTGCTGATCCCGTTCTCGCTGACCCGGACCTTCGGAAGGATGGTCGGCAGCGTCAAACAGGGTTACGCGATCCTCGCCACGATGGCGACCATCTGGGTGGGCTTCGTGCTGCTGATGTGGGCGACCGAGTTCGCGGGCAACGGCCCGGCGTTCGAGGCCGCGGGCGGCGCGATGGAGGGCAAGGAGACCCGCTTCGGCATCGGCGCCTCGTCGATCTTCGCGGTCTCCACCACGCTCACCTCCACGGGAGCGGTGGACTCGTTCCACTCCTCGTTCACCGGCCTCGGCGGCGGGATCACCATGCTCGGCATGATGCTGGGCGAGATCGCACCCGGTGGTGTGGGCTCCGGCCTCTACGGCATGCTGATCATGGCGATCATCGCGGTGTTCATCGCCGGTCTGATGGTCGGCCGTACGCCCGAGTACCTCGGCAAGAAGATCGGCACCCGCGAGATCAAGCTGGCGGCCTGCTACATCCTGGTCACCCCGGCGCTGGTGCTCTGCTTCACCGCCGCGGCGATGGCGCTGGACACCCCGGCGAACTCGATGACCAACTCCGGCGCGCACGGATTCTCCGAGATCCTCTACGCCTACACCTCGGGCGCCAACAACAACGGCTCCGCCTTCGCCGGCCTCAACGCGGACACGCAGTGGTTCAACACCACCATCGGTCTCGCGATGCTGCTCGGCAGGTTCGTCCCGATGGTGTTCGTGCTGGCACTGGCCGGCTCGCTCGCCGAGCAGAAGCCGGTCCCGGAGACCGCGGGCACCCTGCGTACCGACAAGCCGCTCTACGCGGGTCTGCTCGTCGGCACCATCATGATCATCACCGGTCTGACCTACTTCCCGGCCCTGGCGCTGGGTCCGCTCGCCGAAGGGCTGGCGTCATGA
- the kdpF gene encoding K(+)-transporting ATPase subunit F, translated as MTAENIVGLIVAVALLGYLVLALVKPERF; from the coding sequence GTGACTGCCGAGAACATTGTCGGCCTGATCGTGGCCGTCGCCCTGCTGGGCTATCTCGTCCTCGCCCTCGTCAAGCCTGAGAGGTTTTGA
- a CDS encoding sensor histidine kinase KdpD, translating to MARGKLRIYLGAAPGVGKTYAMLAEAHRRVERGTDCVVAFVEHHNRPRTEVMLHGLEQIPRQELEYRETVFTEMDVDAVLRRAPAVALVDELPHTNVPGSRNAKRWQDVEELLAAGIDVITTVNIQHLESLGDVVESITGVRQRETVPDEVVRRADQIELVDMSPQALRRRMAHGNIYKADKVDAALSNYFRPGNLTALRELALLWTADRVDEYLQQYRGEHNIRSTWQARERIVVGLTGGPEGRTLIRRATRLAEKGAGGEVLAVYISRSDGLSSASPKELAVQRTLVEDLGGTFHHVVGDDIPQALLEFARGVNATQIVLGASRRKSWQYIFGPGVSATVAVQSGPDLDVHIVTHEEVARGRGLPVARGARLGRSRTIWGWLTAVAGPALLTLLLTNVQADLGLANDMLLFLTLTVAAALLGGLFPALASAAFGSLLLNYYFTQPLHRLTIADPKNIVAIVIFVSVAVSVASVVDLAARRTQQAARLRAESEILSFLAGSVLRGETSLEALLERVRETFAMESVALLERESDVDPWSCAGSVGGGVPPARPDDADVDMPVGDRMALALTGRVLPAEDRRVLGAFAAQAAVVLDRQRLVGQAEQARQLAEGNRIRTALLAAVSHDLRTPLAAIKASVTSLRSDDVEWSDEDEDELLASIEEGTDRLDHLVGNLLDMSRLQTGTVTPLIREIDLDEVVPMALGGVPEDSVLLDVPEDLPMVAVDPGLLERAVANIVENAVKYSPDGERVLVSADAIGDRVEVRVVDRGPGVPDEAKERIFAPFQRHGDAPRGAGVGLGLAVARGFTEAMGGTLTAEDTPGGGLTMMLTVRTAPGQAVMRPELPSTAMS from the coding sequence ATGGCACGCGGCAAACTTCGGATCTACCTCGGTGCGGCGCCGGGCGTCGGCAAGACGTACGCGATGCTCGCCGAAGCACACCGGCGGGTCGAGCGCGGCACCGACTGCGTCGTCGCCTTCGTCGAGCACCACAACCGGCCGCGGACCGAGGTGATGCTCCACGGCCTGGAACAGATCCCGCGTCAGGAACTCGAGTACCGGGAGACGGTCTTCACCGAGATGGACGTCGACGCGGTCCTCAGGCGCGCCCCGGCGGTCGCTCTGGTCGACGAACTTCCGCACACCAATGTTCCGGGTTCACGCAACGCCAAGCGCTGGCAGGACGTCGAGGAACTGCTGGCCGCCGGGATCGACGTGATCACGACCGTCAACATCCAGCATCTGGAATCGCTCGGCGACGTCGTCGAATCCATCACGGGCGTACGGCAGCGGGAGACCGTCCCGGACGAGGTGGTGCGGCGCGCCGACCAGATAGAGCTGGTCGACATGTCGCCCCAGGCGCTGCGCCGCCGTATGGCCCACGGCAACATCTACAAGGCCGACAAGGTCGACGCGGCTCTGTCCAACTACTTCCGCCCCGGCAATCTCACCGCCCTGCGCGAACTGGCGCTGCTGTGGACCGCGGACCGTGTCGACGAGTACCTCCAGCAGTACCGGGGCGAGCACAACATCCGCTCCACCTGGCAGGCCCGCGAGCGCATCGTCGTCGGACTGACCGGCGGCCCCGAAGGCCGTACGCTCATCCGCCGCGCGACCCGCCTCGCCGAGAAGGGCGCCGGCGGTGAAGTGCTCGCTGTGTACATCTCCCGCAGCGACGGCCTGAGTTCCGCATCGCCCAAGGAGCTGGCGGTCCAGCGCACCCTGGTCGAGGATCTCGGCGGCACCTTCCACCATGTCGTCGGTGACGACATCCCCCAGGCCCTGCTGGAGTTCGCCCGGGGCGTCAACGCCACCCAGATCGTCCTGGGCGCCAGCCGCCGCAAGTCCTGGCAGTACATCTTCGGCCCCGGCGTCAGCGCCACGGTGGCCGTCCAGTCCGGGCCCGACCTGGATGTCCACATCGTCACCCACGAGGAAGTCGCCCGCGGCCGGGGGCTCCCCGTCGCCCGAGGCGCACGGCTCGGCCGGTCCCGGACCATCTGGGGCTGGCTGACCGCAGTCGCGGGCCCGGCCCTGCTCACCCTCCTGCTGACGAACGTGCAGGCCGACCTCGGCCTCGCCAACGACATGCTGCTCTTCCTGACGCTGACGGTGGCCGCGGCGCTGCTCGGCGGGCTGTTCCCGGCGCTGGCATCCGCCGCCTTCGGCTCGCTGCTGCTCAACTACTACTTCACACAGCCTCTGCACCGCCTCACCATCGCCGACCCCAAGAACATCGTCGCCATCGTGATCTTCGTGTCCGTGGCCGTGTCGGTGGCCTCGGTGGTCGACCTGGCGGCCCGGCGCACCCAGCAGGCGGCTCGCCTGCGGGCCGAGTCCGAGATCCTGTCGTTCCTCGCCGGCAGCGTGCTGCGCGGCGAGACCAGCCTGGAGGCTCTGCTGGAGCGGGTCCGCGAGACCTTCGCCATGGAATCGGTGGCCCTGCTGGAGCGGGAGAGCGACGTCGACCCGTGGTCCTGCGCCGGCAGCGTCGGCGGCGGCGTGCCGCCCGCACGCCCCGATGACGCCGACGTCGACATGCCGGTCGGAGACCGTATGGCGCTCGCCCTCACCGGCCGCGTACTGCCGGCCGAGGACCGGAGGGTGCTCGGCGCGTTCGCCGCCCAGGCCGCCGTCGTACTCGACCGGCAGCGCCTGGTCGGGCAGGCCGAACAGGCCCGTCAGCTCGCCGAGGGCAACCGCATCCGCACCGCGCTGCTCGCCGCCGTCAGTCACGATCTGCGCACTCCGCTCGCCGCCATCAAGGCGTCCGTCACCTCACTGCGCTCCGACGACGTGGAATGGTCGGACGAGGACGAGGACGAGCTGCTCGCGAGCATCGAGGAAGGCACCGACCGGCTCGACCACCTCGTGGGCAACCTGCTCGACATGTCGCGGCTGCAGACCGGGACCGTGACCCCGCTGATCAGGGAGATCGACCTCGACGAGGTCGTCCCGATGGCGCTCGGCGGCGTCCCCGAGGACAGCGTCCTCCTGGACGTGCCGGAGGACCTGCCGATGGTCGCGGTCGACCCGGGGCTGCTGGAACGGGCGGTGGCCAACATCGTGGAGAACGCCGTGAAGTACAGCCCCGACGGCGAACGGGTACTCGTGTCGGCCGACGCGATCGGCGATCGCGTCGAGGTACGGGTGGTGGACCGCGGGCCCGGCGTGCCGGACGAGGCCAAGGAGCGCATCTTCGCCCCGTTCCAGCGCCACGGCGATGCCCCGCGCGGCGCGGGAGTCGGTCTCGGCCTCGCCGTCGCCAGGGGATTCACCGAGGCGATGGGAGGCACCCTCACCGCCGAGGACACTCCGGGCGGCGGTCTCACGATGATGCTCACCGTCCGGACCGCTCCGGGCCAGGCAGTGATGCGTCCGGAACTGCCCAGCACGGCCATGTCCTGA
- the kdpB gene encoding potassium-transporting ATPase subunit KdpB, which translates to MTTDVKKQEDSMSTATGTPAPHSDVPTGHKPEAGRVAGGLFDPAQLIKSFPDALRKLDPRVMVKSPVMFVVLVGSLVTTALAIKDPGDWFGWAIAAWLWLTTIFANLAEAVAEGRGKAQADTLRKAKTDTVARRLIGKNEERVPGTDLRIGDLVVCEAGDIIPGDGDVVEGVASVDESAITGESAPVIRESGGDRSAVTGGTKVLSDRIVVKITTKPGETFIDRMIALVEGAARQKTPNEIALNILLASLTIVFLLAVVTLKPFAIYADADEQTSMIVLTALLVCLIPTTIGALLSAIGIAGMDRLVQRNVLAMSGRAVEAAGDVSTLLLDKTGTITLGNRQASEFVPVKGTTEAELADAAQLSSLADETPEGRSVVVLAKEKYGLRERHQGELSGAEWVAFTAQTRMSGVDLVENGAGRKVRKGATASVMAWVEERGGRISDDADEIANRISQAGGTPLLVAAEDDKGARVLGVIHLKDVVKEGMRERFDELRRMGIKTVMITGDNPLTAKAIAEEAGVDDFLAEATPEDKMALIKREQAGGKLVAMTGDGTNDAPALAQADVGVAMNTGTSAAKEAGNMVDLDSNPTKLIEIVEIGKQLLITRGALTTFSIANDVAKYFAIIPAMFAVAYPGLDKLNIMQLASPQSAILSAVIFNALIIVALVPLALKGVRYRPTSADKMLRRNLGIYGIGGLIAPFIGIKIIDLLISLIPGLR; encoded by the coding sequence ATGACCACCGACGTGAAGAAGCAAGAGGACTCGATGTCCACTGCCACTGGGACCCCGGCGCCCCACAGCGATGTGCCGACCGGGCACAAGCCCGAGGCCGGGCGCGTCGCCGGCGGTCTGTTCGACCCGGCGCAGCTGATCAAGTCCTTCCCGGACGCCCTGCGCAAGCTCGACCCCCGCGTGATGGTCAAGTCCCCCGTGATGTTCGTGGTCCTGGTCGGGTCGCTGGTCACCACCGCCCTGGCGATCAAGGACCCGGGCGACTGGTTCGGCTGGGCGATCGCGGCCTGGCTCTGGCTGACCACGATCTTCGCCAACCTGGCGGAGGCGGTGGCCGAGGGCCGCGGCAAGGCGCAGGCGGACACTCTGCGCAAGGCCAAGACCGACACGGTCGCCCGGCGGCTCATAGGCAAGAACGAGGAGCGCGTCCCCGGTACCGATCTGCGCATCGGCGACCTGGTGGTCTGCGAGGCGGGCGACATCATCCCCGGCGACGGTGACGTCGTCGAGGGTGTGGCGAGCGTCGACGAGTCCGCCATCACCGGTGAGTCGGCTCCGGTCATCCGCGAGTCGGGCGGCGACCGCTCGGCCGTGACCGGCGGCACGAAGGTGCTCTCGGACCGGATCGTCGTCAAGATCACGACGAAGCCGGGCGAGACCTTCATCGACCGGATGATCGCCCTGGTCGAGGGCGCCGCCCGGCAGAAGACGCCCAACGAGATCGCGCTGAACATCCTGCTCGCCTCGCTGACCATCGTCTTCCTGCTCGCCGTCGTCACGCTGAAGCCGTTCGCGATCTACGCGGACGCCGACGAGCAGACCTCGATGATCGTGCTGACCGCCCTGCTGGTCTGCCTGATCCCGACCACCATCGGCGCACTGCTGTCGGCGATCGGTATCGCCGGCATGGACCGGCTCGTGCAGCGCAATGTGCTCGCGATGTCCGGCCGCGCGGTGGAAGCGGCGGGCGACGTCTCGACGCTGCTGCTCGACAAGACCGGCACCATCACGCTCGGCAACCGCCAGGCTTCCGAGTTCGTACCGGTCAAGGGCACCACCGAGGCGGAGCTGGCGGACGCCGCCCAGCTCTCCTCGCTCGCCGACGAGACGCCCGAGGGCCGCTCGGTCGTGGTCCTCGCCAAGGAGAAGTACGGGCTGCGCGAGCGCCACCAGGGTGAGCTGTCGGGTGCCGAGTGGGTCGCCTTCACCGCCCAGACGCGCATGTCCGGCGTCGACCTCGTCGAGAACGGCGCCGGCCGCAAGGTCCGCAAGGGCGCCACGGCCTCGGTCATGGCCTGGGTCGAGGAGCGCGGCGGCCGGATCTCCGACGACGCCGACGAGATCGCGAACCGGATCTCGCAGGCGGGCGGTACTCCGCTGCTCGTCGCGGCCGAGGACGACAAGGGCGCCCGCGTGCTGGGTGTCATCCACCTCAAGGACGTCGTCAAGGAGGGCATGCGGGAGCGGTTCGACGAGCTGCGCCGTATGGGCATCAAGACCGTCATGATCACGGGTGACAACCCGCTGACGGCCAAGGCGATCGCCGAGGAGGCGGGCGTCGACGACTTCCTCGCCGAGGCGACTCCCGAGGACAAGATGGCCCTCATCAAGCGTGAGCAGGCCGGTGGCAAGCTCGTGGCGATGACGGGTGACGGTACGAACGACGCCCCGGCGCTGGCGCAGGCGGATGTCGGCGTGGCCATGAACACCGGTACCTCGGCCGCCAAGGAGGCCGGGAACATGGTGGACCTGGACTCCAACCCGACCAAGCTCATCGAGATCGTCGAGATCGGCAAGCAGCTGCTCATCACGCGCGGTGCGCTGACGACCTTCTCGATCGCCAACGACGTGGCGAAGTACTTCGCGATCATCCCCGCGATGTTCGCGGTCGCCTACCCGGGCCTGGACAAGCTGAACATCATGCAGCTTGCCTCGCCGCAGTCCGCGATCCTGTCCGCGGTCATCTTCAACGCGCTGATCATCGTGGCGCTGGTGCCGCTCGCCCTGAAGGGCGTGCGCTACCGGCCGACCAGCGCGGACAAGATGCTCCGCCGCAACCTCGGGATCTACGGCATCGGTGGCCTCATCGCCCCGTTCATCGGCATCAAGATCATCGACCTGCTCATCTCCCTCATCCCCGGGCTGCGTTAA